From Mytilus galloprovincialis chromosome 9, xbMytGall1.hap1.1, whole genome shotgun sequence, the proteins below share one genomic window:
- the LOC143046458 gene encoding uncharacterized protein LOC143046458, producing PDLSTTDFDTPSTLDFDTTFTPDFDTTFTPDFDTSFTPGSFQHDHTYQSSASFDEINEFYFSGKLKPIGYTRHVIDIQTFFDNMRCSRCDITLKLKDGIGILPAGLCGHLIVRCYNCNDFLRVAMGKTHNASHGPRIFDVNTKLATGMYHSGIGPIQLNNLFTSLNLPNVSESLIRRRCEEVGPILENIAQQSVDNALFEEGLLTKTCE from the exons CCCGATTTATCCACAACTGATTTTGATACACCATCTACACTCGATTTTGATACTACTTTTACACCCGATTTTGATACTACTTTTACGCCCGATTTTGATACATCTTTTACACCAGGTTCTTTCCAACATGATCACACGTATCAATCCTCTGCATCGTTTGATGAGATCAATGAGTTCTATTTTTCTGGAAAATTAAAGCCAATAGGTTATACCAGACATGTGATTGACATTCAAACCTTTTTTGATAATATGAGATGTTCCAGATGTGACATTACATTGAAGTTAAAAGATGGAATTGGAATTTTGCCTGCTGGTTTATGTGGTCACCTGATTGTTCGTTGTTATAACTGTAATGACTTTTTACGTGTTGCCATGGGCAAAACCCACAATGCATCCCATGGGCCAAGGATATTTGATGTCAACACCAAACTTGCAACTG GTATGTACCACAGTGGAATAGGACCAATACAGCTTAATAATTTATTTACATCACTAAATTTGCCAAATGTCAGTGAAAGCCTGATAAGAAGACGTTGTGAAGAGGTTGGGCCTATTCTTGAAAATATAGCACAACAGTCCGTAGACAATGCTTTGTTTGAGGAGGGATTGCTAACAAAAACTTGTGAGTAA
- the LOC143046459 gene encoding uncharacterized protein LOC143046459, giving the protein MIGKKTGKVVGYSARYKRCRKCDVAKFKKRLPTKHKCRKNWCGSAKSMEPDMIVEILKDAKKKDTPVITLIGDDDCTAFNRARCEVDSCLEKVSDINHVKKNISNRLHKIKGKYKELSVKTITALIKSFSFMLAQNKGDSDRIKNSLPSVVLHQFGNHDGCGDWCQMKNKPTAKHRNLPWGADLKDENLKKDLLKVFTDLDPGKMSKLDSSNPNESFNNTVRSKAPKDKHYSESGSLAHRLSAAVCQKNEGYKYVAQVHEELGLSPGIATTVTAAIRDKDVNRKRTVAKTKEFKLQRLKLKSQRSSETRSHEIREGDTYCSNVIGMYKFYLYVFNKNLKKQ; this is encoded by the exons ATGATTGGGAAAAAAACAGGAAAGGTTGTTGGCTATAGTGCTCGATATAAGAGATGCAGGAAATGTGATgtggcaaaatttaaaaaacggcTACCAACAAAACATAAATGTCGTAAGAATTGGTGTGGCTCAGCCAAATCTATGGAACCAGACATGATTGTGGAAATACTCAAAGACGCCAAAAAGAAAGATACCCCGGTAATTACACTAATAGGAGATGACGATTGCACAGCATTCAATCGGGCAAGATGTGAAGTCGACTCATGTTTGGAAAAGGTCAGTGACATCAATCATGTAAAGAAGAACATATCAAATAGGCTCCACAAAATAAAAGGCAAATATAAAGAACTCTCTGTAAAAACAATTACTGCTCTCATTAAAAGTTTTTCTTTCATGTTAGCCCAAAACAAAGGTGACTCAGACAGAATAAAGAACAGTTTACCATCTGTAGTGCTACACCAGTTTGGTAATCATGATGGATGTGGAGACTGGtgccaaatgaaaaacaaacccACAGCAAAGCACAGAAATCTACCATGGGGTGCAGATCTCAAAgatgaaaacttgaaaaaagaTCTTTTAAAAGTGTTTACAGACCTTGACCCGGGAAAGATGAGCAAACTAGATTCCAGTAATCCTAATGAAAGCTTTAACAACACTGTTCGATCAAAGGCCCCAAAAGACAAGCATTACAGTGAGAGTGGAAGTTTAGCTCACAGATTGTCTGCTGCTGTTTGTCAAAAAAATGAAGGCTACAAATATGTTGCACAG GTCCATGAAGAGCTTGGTCTTAGTCCTGGAATTGCCACAACAGTAACAGCTGCAATAAGAGACAAGGATGTTAACAGGAAAAGGACTGTAGCAAAGACTAAGGAATTTAAG TTACAACGTTTAAAACTTAAAAGTCAGAGATCTTCAGAAACAAGAAGTCATGAAATCAGGGAAGGGGACACTTACTGCTCAAATGTCATTGGCATGTATAAATTTTATCTGTACGTTTtcaataagaatttaaaaaaacaataa
- the LOC143044279 gene encoding DNA polymerase III PolC-type-like — protein LADAQEPDLTVIPGPSEDNCQHIEKVVVFYDLETTGLSRQSSITQISAVCEEQEFNRYATPTQEISEDACRVTGLKFNTATNELLYNDEPVSHKHPQQVLLDFIQFLMSLCASDKHIVLAAHNNRRFDSIILFNQLKFYKLWNHFSRYIVGFCDTLPFFKMLYPEFENYKQEYIAQKLLNEAYSAHNALDDCRMLMSLVKKTEKIDVLLSDYFYSSHQVTFQGVQPNKESLEHLLRNKVLYRTIFKKLEDSTLTYNHLKISYHRDGFDGLFYLLSEKTGSGKARISNNRRVIQKIADFFSNEE, from the exons TTAGCTGATGCACAAGAACCTGACTTGACAGTTATTCCAGGACCATCAGAGGACAACTGTCAACATATTGAGAAAGTTGTAGTTTTTTATGATTTAGAGACCACAGGACTAA gtaGACAAAGTTCAATTACACAAATCTCTGCAGTTTGTGAAGAACAGGAATTTAACAGATACGCAACTCCTACTCAAGAAATTTCAGAAGATGCATGTAGAGTGACAGGATTAAAGTTTAATACAGCGACAAATGAGCTCCTTTACAATGATGAACCAGTTTCACATAAACACCCACAGCAAGTTCTTTTAGATTTCATACAGTTTTTAATGTCACTTTGTGCCAGTGACAAACACATTGTGCTTGCTGCTCATAACAATAGGCGATTTGACAGTATCATACtatttaatcaattaaaattttataaattatggaATCATTTTTCAAGATATATTGTTGGATTCTGTGATACTTtaccttttttcaaaatgttgtatCCAGAATTTGAAAATTACAAGCAAGAGTATATTGCTCAGAAACTGTTGAATGAAGCTTATTCCGCTCACAACGCTTTAGATGATTGTAGAATGCTTATGTCTCTTGTAAAAAAGACGGAGAAAATTGATGTTCTCCTATCTGACTATTTTTACAGCAGTCACCAAGTTACATTTCAGGGTGTGCAACCGAATAAAGAGTCATTAGAACACTTGTTAAGAAATAAGGTCCTCTATAGAACAATTTTCAAGAAACTTGAAGATTCAACATTGACTTacaatcatctgaaaatttcttaTCATAGAGATGGATTTGATGGTCTATTTTATTTGTTGAGTGAAAAGACAGGCAGTGGAAAGGCCAGAATTAGTAACAATCGTCGAGTGATCCAAAAGATAGCTGACTTTTTTTCTAATGAAGAATGA